One Dehalococcoidales bacterium genomic window carries:
- a CDS encoding NAD(P)/FAD-dependent oxidoreductase, producing MYDALVIGGGPVGSYVAKGLALKGHRVGVLEKKPEGIRDICCTGLISKNCYETYLSDTNLIIRQAKSAKVYSPSGKILGLNHQKDQAVLIERAKLDSVMAIEAQKHGAEYFYNRNVKNVLKLNDRMRVEYQNGVYSDFTDARVVVYAGGFNSLQNKIKPKKQPNFTIGAQIEVYHQNIEEIEIHIGKHIAPGFFGWLVPIDDKKALVGLMAGHNPDKYLKDFLALLAERGKITINGSVPTYRGITLEPPAKTHSDRFVVVGDAAGHVKPLTGGGIFFGLLCADIAIQNIDEALVQNDLRASKLASYEKEWRQKLNKELQLCRFAQGLYSRLNDRQIDWLFEFGNTSGIVNKISSSSNLDFDFHSKVIRKTAAPSNILKLLFTKHPLS from the coding sequence GCCTGTGGGGAGCTATGTTGCAAAGGGTTTAGCTCTAAAAGGGCACAGGGTCGGGGTCCTCGAAAAGAAACCCGAGGGGATTAGGGATATTTGCTGTACCGGTTTAATCAGCAAAAATTGCTACGAAACCTATTTATCGGATACCAACCTGATTATAAGACAGGCCAAAAGCGCAAAGGTTTATTCTCCTTCCGGGAAAATTCTCGGATTAAACCACCAAAAAGACCAAGCCGTTTTAATTGAACGCGCTAAATTGGATTCCGTTATGGCAATTGAGGCTCAAAAACACGGTGCCGAATACTTTTATAACCGCAACGTAAAAAATGTTTTAAAATTAAACGATCGGATGCGTGTGGAATATCAAAACGGGGTTTATTCGGACTTTACCGATGCGAGGGTTGTGGTTTATGCCGGCGGTTTTAATTCATTGCAAAATAAAATAAAACCCAAAAAGCAGCCTAATTTTACAATCGGTGCTCAAATTGAAGTTTATCATCAAAACATTGAGGAAATCGAAATTCATATCGGAAAGCATATCGCCCCCGGGTTTTTCGGCTGGCTGGTGCCAATAGACGACAAAAAGGCTTTGGTGGGGCTAATGGCCGGGCATAATCCCGATAAATACTTAAAAGATTTTCTTGCACTGCTTGCTGAACGGGGCAAAATTACAATCAACGGCAGTGTTCCGACTTATCGTGGTATTACACTCGAACCGCCCGCAAAGACGCACAGTGACCGTTTTGTTGTGGTAGGAGATGCCGCAGGGCATGTTAAGCCGTTAACCGGCGGGGGTATATTTTTTGGTTTGCTTTGTGCCGATATCGCAATTCAAAACATTGATGAAGCGCTGGTTCAAAACGACTTACGGGCATCCAAGTTGGCATCGTATGAAAAGGAATGGAGGCAAAAATTAAATAAAGAATTACAATTATGCCGCTTTGCCCAAGGGCTGTATTCTCGTTTGAATGATCGTCAAATTGATTGGCTTTTTGAATTCGGGAATACTTCGGGGATCGTAAATAAAATCAGCTCGTCCTCAAATTTGGATTTTGATTTTCACAGTAAAGTTATACGCAAAACCGCTGCCCCGTCCAATATTCTAAAATTGTTGTTTACCAAACATCCTTTGTCGTAG
- the greA gene encoding transcription elongation factor GreA, which yields MDINNTEITIAEIAARFAGNNPTEDGTNNEQILYHFVRWFGKDRVCSQITPPEIANYAERLSISDSEYENKLEILKTFLVYIKKERVIKLSLASHLKTKKSKRKSTKTVENNIIEKITLTSEGYEKAKNELEELKAERPLAIEEITKAAADKDFRENAPLDAAKERLALIEGKISELEELLKKAEIFNGCAKGNNGIGIGDRITIQDQNSHETREYILVSARESDPANGKISDASPLGKALIGKCKGNKIEVTVPAGILCYTIEKIEHLTNSKNKKQK from the coding sequence ATGGATATCAATAACACGGAAATTACAATCGCCGAAATCGCTGCCCGGTTTGCCGGCAATAACCCAACCGAAGACGGTACCAATAACGAACAAATCTTGTATCACTTTGTCCGATGGTTCGGAAAGGATAGGGTCTGCAGCCAAATTACCCCCCCTGAAATTGCCAATTACGCTGAAAGGCTTTCTATATCCGATAGCGAATATGAAAACAAACTTGAAATCCTCAAAACCTTTCTTGTGTATATCAAAAAAGAACGTGTTATTAAATTAAGTTTGGCAAGTCACTTAAAAACCAAGAAAAGCAAACGAAAAAGTACCAAAACCGTTGAGAATAATATTATCGAAAAAATAACCTTAACCAGCGAAGGATACGAAAAGGCCAAAAACGAGCTGGAAGAATTAAAAGCTGAGCGGCCCCTGGCTATTGAAGAAATAACTAAGGCTGCCGCCGACAAGGACTTCCGCGAAAACGCACCGCTTGATGCCGCCAAAGAGAGATTGGCTCTTATCGAAGGTAAAATTAGCGAGTTGGAAGAATTATTAAAAAAGGCGGAAATTTTCAACGGCTGCGCCAAGGGGAATAACGGTATCGGAATCGGAGACCGCATTACCATCCAAGATCAAAATTCACATGAAACGCGTGAATATATTTTGGTTAGCGCCAGAGAATCCGACCCTGCCAACGGCAAAATTTCGGATGCATCCCCTCTCGGGAAGGCCTTAATCGGTAAATGCAAAGGAAACAAAATTGAGGTAACGGTACCGGCCGGAATTTTGTGTTATACCATTGAAAAGATTGAGCACCTCACTAATTCAAAAAACAAGAAACAAAAATAA
- a CDS encoding DUF4870 domain-containing protein — protein MGNTSSGLQENIAALLSYVLGWITGLIFYLIEPHNRFVRFHAMQSIIVFGAVTLLGIIFSWVPFWFVLGPIISLLAFVLWIILIIKAYQGQKFKLPFVGDLAEKWANK, from the coding sequence ATGGGGAATACATCAAGCGGGTTGCAAGAAAATATTGCGGCTTTGTTGAGCTATGTTTTGGGATGGATTACCGGTTTAATTTTCTATCTGATTGAACCGCATAACCGATTTGTAAGGTTTCATGCCATGCAATCGATTATTGTTTTTGGTGCGGTGACTTTATTAGGCATTATATTCAGTTGGGTTCCGTTTTGGTTTGTTTTGGGGCCGATTATTTCACTTCTGGCTTTTGTGCTTTGGATAATCCTGATTATCAAGGCCTACCAGGGCCAAAAATTTAAGTTGCCGTTTGTCGGCGACCTTGCCGAAAAATGGGCCAATAAATAA
- the mobB gene encoding molybdopterin-guanine dinucleotide biosynthesis protein B translates to MIPIISFVGRHNCGKTTVLEKVIPVLKEKGYKLAIIKHHKGDVEFDVPGKDTWRLAEAGSDVVVISTPQKTAIVRTPEKELTLDQIKEMVSDGMDIVISEGYKFDNKPKIEVFRSEVSDKILSPEKDLVALVTDRKFDIDVPQFAFDDAEGIADFIIERFINTDACPEVSLAVNGEPIMLKPFIQDMFINSVSGLVAALHGTENAKEIKITVRLP, encoded by the coding sequence ATGATACCGATTATTTCTTTTGTCGGCAGACATAATTGCGGAAAAACCACCGTTTTAGAAAAAGTGATTCCCGTATTAAAAGAAAAAGGCTACAAACTGGCAATAATTAAACACCATAAAGGCGATGTCGAGTTTGACGTTCCGGGTAAGGATACCTGGCGGTTAGCCGAGGCCGGCAGCGATGTTGTGGTTATTTCTACTCCTCAAAAGACGGCTATTGTTCGTACTCCCGAAAAAGAACTTACGCTGGATCAAATTAAAGAAATGGTTTCAGACGGAATGGACATTGTTATCTCGGAAGGCTATAAGTTCGATAACAAACCCAAAATTGAGGTTTTCCGTTCCGAAGTAAGCGATAAGATATTAAGCCCCGAAAAGGATTTAGTTGCTCTTGTTACCGACCGTAAATTTGATATCGATGTTCCCCAGTTTGCATTTGATGACGCCGAGGGAATTGCCGATTTTATAATAGAAAGATTTATAAACACCGACGCCTGTCCGGAAGTATCGCTTGCGGTTAACGGGGAGCCTATTATGCTCAAGCCCTTTATCCAAGATATGTTTATTAACAGCGTTAGCGGCCTGGTTGCCGCTTTGCACGGCACCGAGAATGCCAAAGAAATAAAAATCACCGTTCGTTTACCTTGA
- a CDS encoding molybdenum cofactor guanylyltransferase, with product MAPVSAILLAGGKSSRLGTDKAEVKLNNESVMIQLIAEKLSELTDDIVVSSNGKFYEAITVPVKWITDVKPGAGSLMGLYSGLLAVKHDFAIAVACDMPFINLGLLKYMISLPRDYDALLPKIDGKTEQFHSIYSRNCIPRMEKFLDAGNLKITAFLKDINVKYLSEDIIDKYDPRRLAFFNVNTAEQLSEAQDIFKNDKT from the coding sequence ATGGCACCTGTAAGCGCTATCCTGCTTGCCGGCGGAAAAAGCTCGCGGCTGGGTACCGATAAAGCCGAAGTTAAACTTAACAACGAATCGGTTATGATTCAACTGATTGCCGAAAAGCTTTCCGAACTGACCGACGATATTGTTGTATCTTCAAACGGTAAATTCTATGAGGCGATTACCGTTCCCGTAAAATGGATAACGGATGTAAAACCGGGCGCCGGTTCGCTGATGGGGTTGTATTCGGGGCTGCTTGCCGTAAAACACGATTTTGCGATTGCGGTGGCCTGTGATATGCCGTTTATTAATTTAGGGCTTTTAAAATATATGATTTCCCTCCCGCGCGATTATGATGCGTTGTTACCCAAAATCGACGGCAAAACGGAACAATTTCATTCAATCTATTCAAGAAACTGTATTCCCCGAATGGAAAAATTTTTGGATGCCGGCAACCTTAAAATAACCGCCTTTCTAAAAGACATAAATGTTAAGTATCTTTCCGAAGATATTATCGATAAGTACGACCCGCGCCGCCTGGCCTTCTTTAACGTTAATACCGCCGAACAGCTTTCCGAAGCGCAGGATATCTTCAAAAACGACAAGACTTAA
- a CDS encoding SufD family Fe-S cluster assembly protein, protein MPEKLNKTDLEKAKAAAEKPASIGNDIELAKYEQISVENPQNIDPSELPAEDKERMLSTGVMLDDPSQRSGTFIQVGNTPIHYSQKQDGIEVLAVSQAKEKYDWFGDYWWKAVAPDTDKYTAHVELNNADGYFIRALPGQKTVFPVQACLYLNKIGAVQDVHNIVIAEEDSELHIITGCTTSLHNEPGLHLGVSEFYIKKGAKVTFTMIHNWTPAMGVRPRTGIIIEDNGLLLNNYVIMKPVESLQQNPTANCVGENATVRFNSVLIAPPGSNMDIGSRALLNGKGSRTEMISRTITTGGNIIARGYIEGNEPDVKGHLECRGLILGDSGSIHAIPELKGNLAGIDLSHEAAVGKIAEEEVEYLMARGLTRDDATSTIVRGFLNVDIEGLPPLLNAELQKAIADSEDDMF, encoded by the coding sequence ATGCCTGAGAAATTAAATAAAACTGATTTAGAAAAAGCCAAGGCAGCTGCAGAAAAACCGGCTTCAATCGGTAACGATATCGAGCTTGCCAAATACGAGCAAATTTCGGTCGAAAACCCGCAAAATATTGACCCGTCCGAATTACCTGCCGAAGATAAAGAAAGAATGCTCTCAACCGGGGTTATGCTTGATGATCCCTCTCAGCGTTCGGGAACCTTTATCCAGGTTGGTAATACCCCCATTCACTATTCGCAAAAGCAAGACGGCATCGAAGTTTTGGCTGTCAGCCAAGCTAAAGAAAAATACGATTGGTTCGGTGATTATTGGTGGAAAGCCGTTGCGCCTGATACCGATAAATATACCGCCCATGTTGAACTTAATAACGCCGACGGCTATTTTATTCGAGCGCTTCCGGGACAAAAAACCGTTTTCCCGGTCCAGGCTTGCTTGTACCTTAACAAAATTGGGGCCGTTCAAGATGTTCATAACATCGTAATTGCCGAGGAAGATTCAGAACTGCATATTATTACCGGATGCACCACATCCCTGCATAATGAACCCGGATTGCACTTAGGCGTTTCCGAGTTTTATATCAAAAAGGGAGCCAAGGTTACCTTTACGATGATTCATAACTGGACACCGGCAATGGGCGTACGCCCCAGAACCGGTATTATTATCGAAGATAACGGATTGCTTCTTAATAACTATGTAATTATGAAACCGGTTGAATCTTTGCAACAAAACCCGACCGCCAACTGTGTCGGTGAAAATGCAACCGTTCGTTTTAACAGCGTTTTGATTGCACCGCCCGGCTCCAATATGGATATCGGTTCGCGTGCGCTCCTAAACGGCAAAGGATCCAGAACGGAAATGATTTCCAGAACAATCACTACCGGCGGCAATATTATTGCCAGGGGTTATATCGAAGGTAACGAACCGGATGTTAAAGGACACCTCGAGTGCCGCGGGCTTATCCTTGGAGATTCGGGTTCAATCCACGCAATCCCCGAACTGAAAGGTAATCTGGCCGGTATTGATTTATCGCATGAAGCCGCAGTCGGTAAAATTGCCGAGGAAGAAGTGGAATATCTAATGGCAAGGGGTCTTACCCGCGATGATGCCACTTCCACTATCGTTCGCGGATTTTTAAATGTTGATATCGAGGGTTTACCGCCGCTTTTGAATGCCGAATTGCAAAAGGCAATTGCAGACAGCGAAGACGATATGTTCTAA
- a CDS encoding ABC transporter ATP-binding protein, with translation MHAERTGKETLLDVKDLVVNVDGKEILHEVSLNIPLGETQIIFGPNGGGKTTLLMTIMGLPRYQVVSGKIFFKGVDITDMSVDERARMGIGIMFQRPPVVRGVKTRDMVAACLKEANSEEMISELAGKANMSNFLSRDINHGFSGGEIKRSELLQLTAQSPNLVLLDEPESGVDLENIALIGSLINDLLGKVHPFHERVNSGLIITHTGHILNYVNARTGYVMCDGRIVCEGEPLDMLNTIKEKGYRECFKCLRN, from the coding sequence ATGCACGCCGAAAGAACAGGTAAAGAAACCCTTTTGGATGTAAAAGATTTAGTTGTTAATGTCGACGGAAAAGAAATCTTGCATGAGGTAAGTTTAAATATTCCCTTAGGCGAAACCCAAATTATATTCGGACCTAACGGAGGCGGTAAAACTACCCTGCTGATGACTATTATGGGTTTACCGAGATACCAGGTTGTAAGCGGCAAGATTTTCTTTAAAGGTGTCGATATCACCGATATGTCGGTTGATGAGCGTGCCAGAATGGGCATCGGGATTATGTTCCAGCGCCCGCCGGTAGTGCGCGGCGTCAAAACACGCGATATGGTTGCCGCATGTTTAAAGGAAGCCAACAGCGAAGAAATGATTTCCGAACTTGCCGGTAAGGCAAATATGAGTAACTTCCTTTCCCGGGATATTAACCATGGTTTCTCCGGCGGGGAAATTAAACGCTCTGAGCTTTTACAGCTAACGGCGCAATCCCCTAACCTCGTCCTTTTGGACGAGCCGGAATCGGGGGTTGATCTTGAAAATATTGCCCTTATCGGTTCACTGATAAACGATTTACTGGGTAAAGTGCATCCGTTCCATGAAAGGGTAAACAGCGGATTGATTATCACCCATACCGGTCATATCTTAAATTATGTCAATGCCAGAACCGGATATGTAATGTGTGACGGCAGAATCGTTTGTGAAGGCGAGCCGCTGGATATGCTCAATACCATTAAAGAAAAAGGTTATCGGGAGTGTTTCAAATGCCTGAGAAATTAA
- a CDS encoding DUF1616 domain-containing protein encodes MKIKHTHLLIIAIVVAAALTLIIRFSPDSILRIILGIPFTLLLPGYVLTMTLFPANRRLNGPERLFLSLGVSLVLIPIIGLVINYIWGITLNSFLYALAIFILFFALVAIIRVTKQADDANYAFIVSLEWFFKQNLAGRILSILLVIVACGTIVTAAYTIITPKTDSEYTELYLLDSQGSTDNYPYNLKIGDLAEVTVVIVNHEKGAFKYALEVKTDSSPGDDIPASRIELIDEISLEKEGKYQTVIRFTLPTEGEGQKVYFILFKEGDNNPYLEVNLTINIY; translated from the coding sequence GTGAAAATAAAACATACACACCTACTTATAATTGCAATTGTTGTTGCAGCCGCATTGACACTAATAATTCGATTTTCCCCGGATAGTATCCTGCGTATAATACTGGGGATTCCTTTTACTTTGCTGCTCCCCGGATATGTTCTTACAATGACGCTCTTTCCGGCAAACCGGAGGCTTAACGGGCCGGAAAGGTTATTTCTAAGCCTGGGTGTCAGCCTGGTTTTAATTCCGATTATAGGGCTTGTTATTAACTATATTTGGGGGATTACGCTTAACTCCTTTCTATACGCACTGGCAATATTTATCTTATTTTTCGCGCTAGTCGCAATTATCCGGGTAACAAAACAAGCGGATGATGCAAATTATGCCTTTATCGTTAGTTTGGAATGGTTTTTTAAACAGAATTTAGCAGGAAGAATTTTGTCGATATTATTGGTAATTGTTGCTTGCGGAACAATTGTTACAGCGGCATATACAATCATAACCCCCAAAACCGATAGCGAATATACTGAACTATACCTTTTAGATTCGCAAGGGAGTACCGATAACTATCCGTACAATCTAAAAATAGGGGATTTGGCAGAGGTTACGGTAGTTATTGTTAATCACGAAAAAGGTGCGTTTAAGTACGCCCTTGAAGTTAAAACAGATTCTTCCCCCGGCGATGATATTCCGGCAAGCAGAATAGAATTAATTGATGAGATTTCCCTCGAAAAAGAGGGTAAATATCAAACGGTTATCAGATTTACCCTCCCAACCGAAGGAGAGGGGCAAAAGGTGTATTTTATCCTTTTTAAAGAGGGGGATAATAACCCGTATCTGGAAGTAAATTTAACAATTAACATTTATTGA